In one window of Janthinobacterium sp. 1_2014MBL_MicDiv DNA:
- the aroQ gene encoding type II 3-dehydroquinate dehydratase, protein MAKNLLLLNGPNLNLLGTREPEVYGASTLADIEQAAMAQAMAAGADLVCFQSNHEGALIDRIHAARAEGIDAIVINPGGLTHTSVALRDALAGVAIPFVEVHISNIYQRETFRHHSFLSAIAQGTICGLGIDGYRFAIDFALKKR, encoded by the coding sequence ATGGCAAAAAACCTCCTTCTGCTCAACGGTCCCAACCTGAATTTGCTGGGAACGCGCGAGCCTGAGGTCTACGGCGCCAGCACCTTGGCCGATATCGAGCAGGCAGCAATGGCGCAAGCCATGGCGGCCGGTGCCGACCTGGTCTGCTTCCAAAGCAACCATGAAGGCGCGCTGATCGACCGCATCCATGCCGCGCGAGCGGAAGGGATCGATGCCATCGTCATCAATCCGGGCGGTTTGACCCATACCAGCGTCGCCTTGCGCGATGCGCTGGCCGGGGTTGCCATTCCGTTCGTGGAAGTCCATATCTCGAATATTTATCAACGCGAAACGTTTCGACATCACTCATTTCTCAGCGCGATCGCGCAGGGGACGATCTGCGGCCTGGGTATCGATGGATATCGGTTTGCCATCGACTTTGCGCTTAAAAAACGTTAA
- a CDS encoding TlpA family protein disulfide reductase: MTKKNWIACTIVALMFGGMGAYVGLHKDKEKAGPLTTTIAPGATGPVNELYALSLPDAAGATQALSQWKGKNLLVNFWAPWCPPCVEEMPELSEVQGHYAGKNLQVIGIGIDSASNIATFASKVKIAYPVYVSGMSGTDLSRHFGNATGGLPFTVLIGADGEVKKTYLGRLKFDQLRADLDKL; the protein is encoded by the coding sequence ATGACAAAGAAGAATTGGATTGCTTGCACCATCGTTGCGCTGATGTTTGGCGGCATGGGCGCATACGTAGGTTTGCATAAGGACAAGGAAAAAGCGGGTCCGCTGACGACCACCATCGCGCCGGGCGCGACGGGCCCCGTGAATGAACTGTATGCGCTGTCGCTGCCGGACGCGGCCGGCGCCACGCAAGCCTTGTCACAATGGAAAGGCAAGAACCTGCTGGTCAATTTCTGGGCCCCATGGTGCCCGCCCTGCGTGGAAGAAATGCCGGAGTTATCCGAAGTGCAAGGCCACTATGCGGGGAAAAACCTGCAGGTCATCGGTATCGGCATCGATTCGGCCAGCAATATTGCCACCTTTGCCAGCAAGGTCAAGATTGCCTATCCCGTCTACGTGTCCGGCATGAGCGGCACCGACCTGTCGCGCCATTTTGGCAATGCGACGGGCGGCTTGCCCTTTACGGTGCTGATCGGCGCCGATGGCGAAGTCAAAAAGACCTATCTGGGACGCTTGAAATTTGATCAGTTGCGCGCCGATCTGGATAAATTGTAA